From a region of the Phaseolus vulgaris cultivar G19833 chromosome 6, P. vulgaris v2.0, whole genome shotgun sequence genome:
- the LOC137832783 gene encoding uncharacterized protein — protein MNLGSKMGWRGILGFEYGIVQAPLGPDISAPHLVAAVANAGALGLLRAPDWESPDYLRGLIKTTRTLTDKPFGVGVVLAFPFEENLKVILEEKVAVLQISWGDCTTELVNKAHAAGVKVVPQVGNIEGAKQAIEAGVDGIIVQGLEAGGHVLGQDGLITLVSRVVDLVGDREIPVIAAGGIVDSRGYVAALALGAQGVCLGTRFLATEESNAHSTYKRKLVELDETAYTDVFGRARWPGAPHRVLQTPFYKEWRSLPAHENETNQPIIGHSTINGVDKDIRRFAGTVPNMTTTGDLESMVMFAGEGVGLIKEILPAGEVVKQLVEGAQLIIQQNLK, from the exons ATGAACTTGGGGAGCAAGATGGGTTGGAGAGGGATACTGGGTTTTGAATATGGTATTGTTCAGGCTCCATTAGGCCCTGATATCTCTGCTCCTCACCTTGTAGCTGCAGTTGCCAATGCTGGTGCTCTTGGACTTCTTAGGGCCCCTGATTGG GAATCGCCCGATTATTTGAGGGGACTCATAAAGACGACTAGGACCTTAACTGATAAACCTTTCGGGGTTGGTGTCGTTCTAGCCTTTCCTTTTGAGGAGAATTTGAAGGTCATTCTGGAAGAAAAAGTTGCAGTCTTGCAAATTTCATGGGGTGATTGTACAACGGAACTAGTAAATAAGGCTCACGCTGCTGGGGTCAAAGTTGTTCCTCAA GTGGGGAACATTGAAGGTGCGAAACAAGCGATTGAAGCAGGTGTGGATGGGATAATTGTACAAGGACTTGAAGCTGGTGGTCATGTATTGGGTCAG GATGGTCTAATTACATTGGTGTCAAGGGTGGTCGATCTGGTTGGTGACAGAGAGATACCAGTTATTGCAGCTGGAGGAATTGTGGATAGTCGGGGTTATGTTGCTGCTCTAGCCCTTGGTGCTCAAGGCGTCTGTTTAGGCACCAG GTTTTTGGCAACTGAGGAAAGCAATGCTCATTCTACATACAAAAGGAAATTGGTTGAACTTGATGAGACTGCATACACGGATGTGTTTGGGAGGGCAAGATGGCCTGGTGCTCCTCATCGTGTCTTGCAGACACCTTTCTATAAGGAATGGAGATCGCTTCCGGCACACGAAAACGAAACCAACCAACCCATCATTGGCCATTCAACAATTAATGGCGTG GACAAAGATATACGACGTTTTGCAGGTACTGTTCCAAACATGACAACTACAGGCGATCTTGAGAGCATGGTGATGTTTGCTGGCGAAGGTGTTGGTCTCATCAAGGAAATTCTGCCTGCTGGTGAAGTGGTAAAGCAGCTAGTTGAAGGAGCACAACTTATAATACAGCAAAACTTAAAATAG
- the LOC137832787 gene encoding metacaspase-3-like — MDGRNRSRERRKGVPFPSNTDTTRFLVSTRINSSRRFGEDSVICNGCKHEFILANIPNAYRCYKCGTVSNSSSSVSEQSSKDRGSFKRDHLQNSYNRNSNETLPRRLSPSSSSSFSFSTPTHKRAVLCGVSYGKGTFKLEGSINDVNNMKNLLLDKFKFPNECIRVLSEETKELNLIPTKKNILDSLKWLVSECRSEGSLVFYFSGHSMQQPEQQKGDESDGLDETICPVDYLREGTITDNEINSIIVEPLKKGVKLHAIIDTCHSGTTLDLGYMWKKDKSIWNWKVNRTRRIKRTSGGVAICLSACEDSQVVADGATFGNKYNSIMTYIFSKIMRDHPQITYGNLLEKLYEEIGQIHQSKFDNSFLRRLFHRKIDQDPILSSSDDFDIATTTFNL; from the exons ATGGATGGTAGAAATAGAAGTAGAGAAAGGAGAAAGGGTGTTCCTTTTCCTTCAAACACTGATACAACTCGTTTCCTTGTTTCCACAAGGATTAATAGTTCAAGGCGTTTCGGGGAAGACAGTGTTATCTGCAATGGTTGCAAACACGAGTTTATATTAGCAAATATTCCAAATGCATACCGTTGCTACAAATGTGGAACAGTAAGCAATTCATCTTCTTCAGTTTCTGAGCAATCAAGCAAAGACCGTGGATCTTTCAAACGCGATCATCTGCAGAACAGTTATAACAGAAACTCAAATGAAACTTTACCCAGAAGATTATCTCCTTCATCTAGTTCTTCCTTCTCCTTCTCCACACCAACTCACAAACGCGCTGTTTTATGTGGAGTTTCATACGGGAAAGGGACATTCAAGCTCGAAGGATCCATTAATGATGTCAATAACATGAAAAATCTACTGCTTGATAAATTTAAATTCCCAAATGAGTGCATACGTGTCCTCTCAG AAGAAACGAAGGAGCTGAATTTAATTCCAACAAAAAAGAATATACTGGATTCTTTAAAGTGGCTAGTGAGTGAGTGTCGGTCAGAAGGTTCATTGGTGTTCTACTTCTCCGGACATAGTATGCAACAACCGGAACAACAAAAAGGAGATGAATCTGACGGACTTGATGAAACTATTTGTCCTGTTGATTATCTGAGAGAGGGAACGATCACTGACAATGAAATAAATTCTATCATTGTTGAACCACTTAAGAAAGGTGTCAAACTTCATGCTATTATTGATACTTGTCATAGTGGAACAACACTTGATCTTGGCTACATGTGGAAAAAAGATAA AAGCATTTGGAATTGGAAGGTAAACAGAACAAGGCGTATTAAAAGAACAAGTGGTGGAGTTGCTATTTGCCTCAGTGCCTGTGAAGATAGTCAGGTGGTTGCTGATGGCGCA ACTTTTGGAAACAAGTATAACAGTATTATGACGTATATTTTCTCAAAAATAATGAGAGATCATCCTCAAATAACATACGGCAATTTACTAGAAAAACTATACGAGGAAATTGGACAGATTCACCAAAGCAAATTCGATAACAGCTTCTTGAGACGGCTTTTTCATCGCAAAATAGATCAG GACCCTATTTTATCATCGTCGGATGATTTTGATATTGCTACAACAACATTTAATTTGTGA
- the LOC137832784 gene encoding 7-deoxyloganetin glucosyltransferase-like, with amino-acid sequence MSYFAERKPHAVFTPYPLQGHINPLFKLAELLHLRGFHVTFVHTDYNHKRYLKSRGPNALQGLPDFRFETIPDGLPPLDADADADVSQHIPSLCDSIRKNFLQPFRDLLARLNHSATTGLNPPVTCLVSDCFVTFPIQAAQELGLPVLLLSPLSAGAFWSFMHYRTLVERGTVPLKDESDLTNGYLDAKADCIPGLTNFRLKDLPDFMRTTDPNDVMLNFFIEETDKIPSASAVVFNTFDELERDAINAISSSFKLPSVYTIGPFPLLLNQTPHQHLESLGSSLWKENTECLDWLESKEPGSVVYVNFGSITVMSADQLLEFAWGLANSKKPFLWIIRPDLVIGGSVILSSEFVNETRDRSLIASWCPQEKVLNHPSVGGFLTHCGWNSTTESVCAGVPMLCWPFFADQPTNCRYMCHEWEIGIEVDSNAKREEVEKLVNELMAGEKGKKMRERTMELKKKAEEVTRPGGCSYINLDKVIKEVLLKQTSCD; translated from the exons ATGAGTTACTTTGCAGAGAGAAAGCCACACGCTGTGTTCACTCCATATCCACTTCAAGGACACATAAACCCCTTGTTCAAACTAGCAGAGTTGCTTCATCTCAGAGGCTTTCACGTAACCTTTGTCCACACTGACTACAACCACAAACGTTACCTCAAATCAAGGGGTCCTAATGCCCTTCAGGGCCTGCCAGATTTTCGCTTTGAAACCATCCCAGATGGCCTTCCTCCCTTGGATGCTGATGCTGATGCTGATGTTAGTCAACACATACCCTCTCTCTGTGACTCCATCAGAAAGAACTTCCTCCAACCCTTTCGTGACCTTCTTGCTAGACTTAACCACTCTGCCACTACTGGTCTCAACCCCCCAGTTACCTGCTTGGTTTCTGACTGTTTCGTCACTTTTCCTATCCAAGCAGCTCAGGAACTTGGACTCCCTGTCCTTCTCCTTTCCCCACTCAGTGCAGGTGCATTCTGGTCTTTCATGCACTATCGTACTCTGGTTGAAAGAGGAACCGTACCCCTCAAAG ATGAGAGTGATCTGACAAATGGATATTTGGACGCCAAAGCAGACTGCATTCCAGGGTTGACAAATTTTCGGCTGAAGGACCTGCCTGACTTTATGAGGACAACAGATCCAAATGATGTAATGTTGAACTTTTTCATTGAAGAAACTGATAAAATTCCCAGCGCCTCTGCTGTTGTTTTTAATACTTTTGATGAACTTGAAAGAGATGCAATTAATGCAATCTCCTCTTCCTTTAAACTCCCTTCTGTTTATACCATTGGTCCTTTCCCTTTACTTTTGAATCAAACTCCACACCAGCACTTGGAATCTTTAGGTTCCAGTCTTTGGAAGGAAAACACCGAGTGTCTCGATTGGCTTGAATCCAAGGAACCTGGATCCGTAGTTTATGTGAATTTTGGCAGCATCACTGTTATGTCTGCAGATCAACTGTTGGAGTTTGCTTGGGGTTTGGCAAACAGCAAGAAACCGTTTTTGTGGATCATTAGGCCTGACCTTGTCATTGGAGGTTCCGTGATCTTGTCATCAGAGTTTGTGAATGAAACCAGAGACAGAAGCCTGATAGCAAGCTGGTGCCCACAGGAGAAAGTGCTGAACCATCCTTCAGTTGGAGGTTTCTTGACTCACTGTGGATGGAACTCGACTACTGAAAGTGTTTGTGCTGGAGTCCCAATGTTGTGTTGGCCATTTTTTGCAGATCAGCCAACAAACTGCAGATATATGTGCCATGAGTGGGAGATTGGGATTGAAGTTGATAGCAATGCGAAGAGAGAGGAGGTGGAGAAGCTGGTGAATGAGTTGATGGCAGGGGAGAAGGGCAAGAAGATGAGAGAAAGGACGATGGAGTTGAAGAAGAAAGCAGAGGAGGTGACAAGACCAGGTGGTTGTTCATACATAAACTTGGACAAAGTAATCAAGGAGGTGTTGCTTAAGCAGACATCATGCGATTGA
- the LOC137832782 gene encoding 7-deoxyloganetin glucosyltransferase-like: MNCTAETKPHAVLVPFPLQGHINPLFKLAKLLHLRGFHITFVHTDYNHKRYLKSRGPNALQGLPDFRFETIPDGLPPLDDDADGDVSQHIPSLCDSFRKNFLQPFRDLLARLNHSATAGLIPPVTCIVSDCFMSFPIQAAEELAVPIILLSPVSAGAFLCFMHFRTLVDTGTVPLKDESYLTNGYLDTTLVECIPGLQNFRMRDLPSFVKTADPNDFMLEYFIEVAGRVPTVSAIVFNTFDELERDAMNALSSMLPSLYTIGPFPSFLDQSPSNHLASLGSNLWNEDPKCLEWLESQEPRSVVYVNFGSITVMSAEQLLEFAWGLANSKKPFVWIIRPDLVIGGSVILSSEFVNETRDRSLIAGWCPQEQVLNHSSIGGFLTHCGWNSITESVCAGIPMLCWPFFADQQTNCRYVCNEWEIGIEIDNNVKREEVEKLVNELMVGEKGKKMREKTTELKKKAEEFTRPGGHSYINLDTVIKEVLLKQTSLG; the protein is encoded by the exons ATGAACTGCACTGCTGAGACAAAGCCACACGCTGTGCTGGTTCCATTTCCACTTCAAGGACATATAAATCCCTTGTTCAAACTAGCAAAGCTGCTTCATCTCAGAGGCTTTCACATAACCTTTGTCCACACCGACTACAACCACAAACGCTACCTCAAATCAAGGGGTCCTAATGCCCTTCAGGGCCTGCCAGATTTTCGCTTTGAAACCATCCCAGATGGCCTTCCTCCCTTGGATGATGATGCTGATGGTGATGTTAGTCAACACATACCCTCTCTTTGTGACTCCTTCAGAAAGAACTTCCTCCAACCCTTTCGTGACCTTCTTGCTAGACTTAACCACTCTGCCACTGCTGGCCTCATCCCCCCAGTTACCTGCATAGTCTCTGATTGTTTCATGAGTTTTCCTATACAAGCTGCTGAAGAACTTGCAGTCCCTATCATTCTCCTTTCCCCGGTCAGTGCAGGTGCATTCTTGTGTTTTATGCACTTCCGTACTTTGGTGGATACGGGAACCGTACCTCTCAAAG ATGAGAGTTATCTGACAAATGGATATTTGGACACCACCTTGGTAGAATGTATTCCGGGTTTGCAAAATTTTCGCATGAGGGATCTGCCTAGCTTTGTAAAGACAGCAGATCCAAATGATTTCATGCTAGAATATTTCATTGAAGTAGCTGGTAGAGTTCCTACAGTGTCAGCTATTGTTTTTAATACTTTTGATGAACTTGAAAGAGATGCGATGAATGCTCTGTCCTCTATGCTCCCTTCTCTTTATACCATTGGTCCTTTCCCTTCGTTTTTAGATCAAAGTCCCAGTAACCACTTGGCTTCTCTTGGTTCCAATCTTTGGAATGAAGATCCCAAGTGTCTTGAGTGGCTTGAATCCCAGGAACCCAGATCCGTAGTTTATGTGAATTTTGGCAGCATCACTGTTATGTCTGCAGAACAACTGTTAGAATTTGCTTGGGGTTTGGCCAACAGCAAGAAACCGTTTGTATGGATCATTAGGCCTGACCTTGTCATTGGAGGTTCCGTGATTTTGTCATCTGAGTTTGTGAATGAAACTAGGGACAGAAGCCTAATAGCAGGTTGGTGTCCACAAGAACAGGTGCTGAACCATTCATCAATTGGTGGATTCTTGACTCATTGTGGATGGAACTCAATCACTGAAAGTGTTTGTGCTGGAATCCCAATGTTATGCTGGCCCTTTTTTGCAGATCAGCAAACAAACTGTAGATATGTGTGCAATGAGTGGGAGATTGGGATTGAAATTGATAACAATGTGAAGAGAGAGGAGGTGGAGAAGCTGGTGAATGAGTTGATGGTAGGGGAGAAGGGAAAGAAGATGAGAGAAAAGACGACGGAGTTGAAGAAGAAGGCAGAGGAGTTCACCAGACCCGGTGGTCATTCATACATAAACTTGGATACAGTGATTAAGGAGGTGTTGCTTAAGCAAACATCACTTGGTTGA
- the LOC137832785 gene encoding 7-deoxyloganetin glucosyltransferase-like, translating into MSENGERKGHAVLIPYPAQGHVTPLLKVAKLLHLRGFHISFVHTEYNYKRLLKSRGPNALDGLPDFRFHAIPDGLPPLDDDDVTQHVPSLCHSIRNNFLQPFCDLLHTLNRSASQGLLPPVTCLVSDGCMPFTIQAAQQFALPNVISWPASACSLLSVMNFPTLFEKGLTPLKDESYLTNGYLDAKVDWIPGMQNFRLKDMVDFIRTTDPNDIMLQFFTEFANRVGRNSPILFNTFDELEDNVLNGLSSIFPSLYPIGPLSLLLNQTPHQHLESLGSNLWKENTECLDWLEPKEPGSVVYVNFGSITVMSADQLLEFAWGLANSKKPFLWIIRPDLVIGGSVILSTEFVNETRDRSLIASWCPQEKVLNHPSVGGFLTHCGWNSTTESVCGGVPMLCWPFFADQTTNCRYMCHEWEIGIEVDSNAKREEVEKLVNELMVGERGMKMRERTLQLKKKAEEATRPGGRSYINFDKVVKEVLLQQTSFD; encoded by the exons ATGAGTGAGAATGGAGAGAGAAAGGGTCATGCTGTGTTGATTCCGTATCCAGCACAAGGCCATGTGACACCATTGTTGAAAGTAGCGAAGCTGCTTCACCTGAGAGGCTTTCACATAAGCTTTGTCCACACTGAATACAACTACAAACGCTTGCTGAAATCAAGGGGTCCCAATGCCCTTGATGGCTTACCAGATTTTCGCTTTCACGCCATACCAGATGGACTTCCTCCCttggatgatgatgatgttaCTCAGCATGTGCCCTCTCTCTGTCACTCTATCAGAAACAACTTCCTCCAACCCTTTTGCGACCTTCTCCACACACTTAACCGTTCTGCCTCTCAGGGTCTCCTTCCCCCTGTTACTTGCTTAGTTTCTGACGGTTGCATGCCTTTTACCATACAAGCTGCTCAACAATTTGCACTCCCTAACGTTATCTCTTGGCCTGCTAGTGCCTGTTCATTACTGTCTGTCATGAACTTTCCCACTCTGTTTGAGAAAGGTCTCACACCTCTCAAAG ACGAGAGTTATCTGACAAATGGGTATTTGGACGCCAAAGTGGACTGGATTCCTGGAATGCAGAACTTTCGGCTGAAGGACATGGTTGACTTCATAAGGACAACGGATCCAAATGATATAATGTTGCAGTTTTTCACTGAATTTGCAAATAGAGTTGGAAGAAACTCTCCTATTCTTTTTAACACTTTTGACGAACTTGAGGACAATGTACTGAATGGTTTATCCTCCATTTTCCCCAGTCTTTATCCCATTGGTCCATTGTCTTTACTTTTGAATCAAACTCCACACCAGCACTTGGAATCTTTAGGTTCCAATCTTTGGAAGGAAAACACCGAGTGTCTCGATTGGCTTGAACCAAAGGAACCTGGATCCGTAGTTTATGTGAATTTTGGCAGCATCACTGTCATGTCTGCAGATCAACTGTTGGAATTTGCTTGGGGTTTGGCCAACAGCAAGAAACCGTTTCTGTGGATCATTAGGCCTGACCTTGTCATTGGAGGTTCCGTGATTTTGTCAACAGAGTTTGTGAATGAAACCAGAGACAGAAGCCTGATAGCAAGCTGGTGCCCACAGGAGAAAGTGCTGAACCATCCCTCAGTTGGTGGTTTCTTGACTCACTGTGGATGGAACTCGACTACTGAGAGTGTTTGTGGTGGAGTCCCAATGTTGTGCTGGCCATTTTTTGCAGATCAAACAACAAACTGCAGATATATGTGCCATGAGTGGGAGATTGGGATTGAGGTTGATAGCAATGCGAAGAGAGAGGAGGTGGAGAAGCTGGTGAATGAGTTGATGGTAGGGGAGAGGGGCATGAAGATGAGGGAAAGGACTCTGCAGTTAAAGAAGAAAGCAGAGGAAGCCACCAGACCCGGTGGTCGTTCATACATAAACTTTGACAAAGTAGTGAAGGAGGTGTTGCTTCAGCAGACATCATTCGATTGA
- the LOC137832793 gene encoding uncharacterized protein, producing the protein MEDAALKLESLACIDSTTLSHSELLALSLSSLCTFDLRATNHLVTPKIDPALFNESAGSRRQTYSRPQSSPTGRRRRLAGLLPAPKLPPLPAHDPENAENRLIIDYLKQLIREDPKFDQVHLAPPSLPQPTVKRKRGRKPKLKHHLEHCYRGIDVLNRNGVAVDLSQLATSQDPFAYELKRRTEGLSNEEELLGFLRDLPGQWGSRRKKRRIVDAADFGDVLPLSWKILLGLKRKDGRAWIYCRRYISPSGQHFVSCKEVSSYLQSLLGNGDAQPQSSRRSENVVQEQIVPAENSAGVTPERQDQRQIIAVNTEVPGLFAAANERVKEVALLGIENLADVQIHDLFECRKCNMSFDEKDSYLRHLLSVHQRTTRRYRLGSSVGDGVIIKDGKFECQFCHKVFLERRRYNGHVGIHVRNYVRRVEDSPGQINVQRTDDKSPVREDVPLRISKMDALIEIAQNSIMEGSVTEPHHLAKLNEIPASDIAVGCLDHHGKESPISEKQMEDSLTRKNVDHHNMDGKVEEIDDDNHVIDVKMVTFLDNMSLLSVNMQDVKASETSDAKDDVELTIEDLDQSGIDLDGVTEVRLLPLSELNMIPESEKSENSGCSNTRVQFKLDEDISNKSELEFGNCLKDVPVTVSTNVQEMGMTASEENVLHSRAFNSSISTEQSLDCLPAFSSDKGGKQFCSLDNEYDNVKGLQELRFDEIDNVDYDFARVQDSPSLPAVSTELANIRVMEETYASSVQFESQEGMLNIGGRDQLTTVCVWCGIEFNHEAVNSEIQPDSVGFMCPACKAKISGQINVLDCE; encoded by the exons ATGGAAGACGCAGCGTTGAAGCTGGAGTCCCTTGCGTGCATAGACTCAACCACACTCTCTCACTCTGAGCTCCTCGCcctttctctctcctctctctgcACCTTCGACCTTCGCGCCACCAATCACCTCGTCACTCCCAAGATCGACCCCGCGCTCTTCAACGAGAGCGCCGGCTCCCGCCGCCAGACCTACTCCCGCCCCCAGTCCTCCCCCACGGGACGCCGTCGCCGCCTCGCCGGCCTCCTCCCCGCACCCAAGCTCCCTCCCCTCCCTGCTCACGACCCCGAGAACGCCGAAAACCGCCTCATCATCGACTACCTCAAACAACTCATCAGAGAGGACCCGAAGTTCGACCAGGTCCACCTCGCTCCCCCTTCACTTCCCCAACCCACCGTCAAGCGCAAGCGAGGCCGCAAGCCCAAGCTCAAACACCACCTCGAACACTGCTACCGCGGAATCGACGTTCTTAACCGAAACGGCGTCGCCGTTGATCTCTCGCAATTGGCCACCTCCCAAGACCCCTTCGCCTATGAGCTCAAGAGACGCACTGAGGGCTTGAGCAACGAAGAGGAGCTGTTAGGGTTTTTGAGGGATTTGCCTGGCCAGTGGGGGAGCCGTAGGAAGAAGCGGAGGATTGTTGATGCTGCGGATTTCGGCGATGTGTTGCCGCTCAGTTGGAAGATTCTTCTCGGTTTGAAGAGGAAGGACGGTCGTGCCTGGATCTATTGCCGCAGATACATTAG CCCTAGTGGACAGCATTTTGTGTCTTGTAAAGAGGTTTCTTCGTATTTGCAGTCTCTTCTGGGTAATGGTGATGCACAGCCGCAAAGTAGTCGTAGGAGTGAAAATGTGGTGCAGGAACAGATAGTGCCTGCTGAAAAT TCTGCTGGTGTCACTCCTGAACGTCAAGATCAGAGGCAGATTATTGCCGTGAACACGGAGGTGCCTGGTTTGTTTGCGGCTGCTAATGAACGAGTGAAGGAGGTTGCCTTGTTGGGGATTGAAAATCTTGCAGATGTGCAGATTCATGATCTGTTTGAATGTCGCAAGTGCAATATGAGTTTTGACGAGAAAGATTCGTACTTGCGACACCTGTTGTCCGTTCACCAGAGGACGACGAGGCGGTACCGGCTCGGTTCGTCTGTTGGAGATGGAGTTATAATTAAAGATGGGAAGTTTGAGTGCCAGTTCTGCCATAAGGTGTTTCTAGAAAGGCGTCGCTACAATGGTCATGTGGGGATTCATGTTAGGAATTATGTGAGGAGGGTCGAAGATTCACCAGGTCAGATAAATGTCCAGAGGACAGATGACAAGTCTCCAGTCAGGGAGGACGTGCCTTTAAGGATATCTAAGATGGATGCCCTAATTGAAATTGCTCAAAACTCTATTATGGAGGGTTCTGTCACGGAACCCCATCATTTAGCTAAACTGAATGAGATTCCTGCTTCGGATATTGCTGTTGGTTGCTTGGACCACCACGGAAAAGAGTCTCCAATCAGTGAAAAACAGATGGAAGATAGCTTGACTAGAAAAAATGTGGATCATCATAATATGGATGGAAAGGTAGAGGAAATTGATGATGATAACCATGTGATAGATGTAAAAATGGTTACTTTTCTTGATAACATGAGTTTGTTATCTGTAAATATGCAAGATGTTAAAGCATCGGAGACTTCTGACGCAAAAGATGATGTAGAATTGACCATTGAGGACCTGGATCAATCTGGGATTGATTTGGATGGTGTTACTGAAGTTCGTTTACTTCCTTTATCTGAACTTAACATGATACCAGAATCTGAAAAGAGTGAAAATTCTGGATGTTCTAATACTAGGGTTCAGTTTAAACTTGATGAAGACATTAGTAACAAGAGTGAGTTGGAATTTGGTAATTGCTTGAAGGATGTACCTGTTACCGTTAGCACTAATGTCCAAGAGATGGGAATGACAGCTTCTGAAGAAAATGTGCTACATTCTAGGGCTTTTAACTCCTCTATATCCACAGAACAATCTTTGGATTGTTTGCCTGCATTCAGCTCTGATAAG GGAGGAAAACAGTTTTGCAGTCTTGACAATGAATATGATAATGTGAAGGGTCTCCAGGAATTGAGGTTTGATGAAATAGATAATGTTGATTATGATTTTGCAAGGGTTCAGGATTCTCCTTCTCTGCCGGCTGTATCAACTGAATTGGCCAATATCAGAGTGATGGAAGAGACGTATGCATCCTCAGTTCAGTTTGAATCACAGGAGGGCATGCTAAATATTGGTGGCAGAGATCAGCTTACAACTGTGTGTGTATGGTGTGGAATAGAGTTTAACCATGAAGCTGTTAATTCTGAAATACAACCAGATTCTGTTGGATTCATGTGTCCAGCTTGTAAAGCAAAAATCTCTGGTCAAATCAACGTGTTGGACTGTGAATAG
- the LOC137832786 gene encoding metacaspase-3-like: MDGRNRSRGRRKGVPFPSITDTTRFLVSTRINSSRRFGKDSVICNGCKHEFILANIPNAYRCYKCGTVSTSSSSVSEQSSKDRGSFKRDHLQNSYNRNTIGTLPRRLSPSSSSSFSFSTPTHKRAVLCGVSYGKRTFKLEGTINDVNNIKNLLIDKFKFPNECIRVLSEEKKELNLIPTKKNILDSLKWLVSECESEGSLVFYFSGHGLQQPEEQKGDESDGLDETICPVDFLREGMITDNEINSIIVKPLKKGVKLHAIIDACHSGTTLDLGYMWKKDKSIWEWKENKSSHSKEKKTSGGLAICLSACEDSQVAADTAAFDKNKYNGIMTYLFSKIIRDHPQITYCSLLEKIYEEIGQIHQSKFYNTFLRRFFHRKIDQDPILSSSEDFNIDTTFNL; the protein is encoded by the exons ATGGATGGTAGAAATAGAAGTAGAGGAAGGAGAAAGGGTGTTCCTTTTCCTTCAATCACTGATACAACTCGTTTCCTTGTTTCCACAAGGATTAATAGTTCAAGGCGTTTCGGGAAAGACAGTGTTATCTGCAATGGTTGCAAACACGAGTTTATATTAGCAAATATTCCAAATGCATACCGTTGCTACAAATGTGGAACAGTAAGcacttcatcttcttcagtTTCTGAGCAATCAAGCAAAGACCGTGGATCTTTCAAACGCGATCATCTGCAGAATAGTTATAACAGAAACACAATTGGAACTTTACCCAGAAGATTATCTCCTTCATCTAGTTCTTCCTTCTCCTTCTCCACACCAACTCACAAACGCGCTGTTTTATGTGGAGTTTCATACGGGAAAAGAACATTCAAGCTCGAAGGAACCATTAATGATgtcaataacataaaaaatctactgattgataaatttaaattcCCAAATGAGTGCATACGTGTCCTCTCAG AAGAAAAGAAGGAGCTGAATTTAATTCCaacaaaaaagaatatattggaTTCCTTGAAGTGGCTAGTGAGTGAGTGCGAGTCAGAAGGGTCATTGGTATTCTACTTCTCCGGACATGGTCTGCAACAACCGGAAGAACAGAAAGGAGATGAATCTGACGGGCTTGATGAAACTATTTGTCCTGTTGATTTTCTGAGAGAGGGAATGATCACTGACAATGAAATAAATTCTATCATTGTTAAACCACTCAAGAAAGGTGTCAAACTTCATGCTATTATTGATGCTTGTCATAGTGGAACAACACTTGATCTTGGCTACATGTGGAAAAAAGATAA AAGCATTTGGGAATGGAAGGAAAACAAATCAAGCCatagtaaagaaaaaaaaacaagtggTGGACTTGCTATTTGCCTCAGTGCTTGTGAAGATAGTCAAGTGGCTGCTGATACCGCA GCTTTTGATAAAAACAAGTATAACGGTATTATGACCTATCTTTTCTCAAAAATAATCAGAGATCATCCTCAAATAACATACTGCAGTTTACTAGAAAAAATATATGAGGAAATTGGACAGATCCACCAAAGCAAATTCTATAACACCTTCTTGAGACGCTTTTTTCATCGCAAAATAGACCAG GACCCTATTTTATCATCATCAGAGGATTTTAATATTGATACAACATTTAATTTGTGA